The following coding sequences lie in one Ignavibacteriales bacterium genomic window:
- a CDS encoding class I fructose-bisphosphate aldolase, with the protein MIEKIKQFLGADADALLSYKAKFSNDQLHLPGPDFVDRIFYHSDRNINVLKNLQWIFSTGRLAGTGYLSILPVDQGIEHSAGASFAKNPIYFDPENIIKLAIEGSCNAVASTLGVLGICSRKYAHKIPFIVKINHNELLTYPNKFDQILFAGVEQAYEMGAAAVGATIYFGSEESARQIIEVSEAFKHAHQLGLVTILWCYLRNPEFKKDKDYHVSADLTGQANHLGVTIEADIIKQKLPENNGGYTALNMGNSSYGKIDKRVYTELTTDNPIDLTRYQVINNYMGRAGLINSGGASGANDFADAAKTAVINKRAGGMGMICGRKAFQRPMSEGVKLVNIIQDVYLCKEVTVA; encoded by the coding sequence ATGATAGAGAAAATTAAACAATTCCTTGGTGCAGATGCAGATGCTTTACTAAGTTACAAAGCAAAATTCTCCAATGATCAATTACATCTTCCAGGTCCCGATTTTGTTGACCGGATATTTTATCATTCAGATAGAAACATTAATGTGTTGAAAAATCTTCAGTGGATATTTTCTACCGGGCGGCTGGCTGGAACCGGGTATTTGTCAATTCTTCCGGTAGACCAGGGAATTGAACATTCCGCTGGTGCATCATTTGCAAAAAATCCGATTTACTTTGATCCTGAAAACATTATTAAACTTGCAATTGAAGGAAGCTGCAATGCAGTGGCTTCTACACTTGGAGTTCTGGGAATTTGTTCGCGGAAGTATGCTCATAAAATTCCATTCATTGTAAAAATAAACCATAATGAACTTTTAACATATCCCAACAAGTTTGATCAAATTCTTTTTGCAGGAGTTGAACAAGCTTATGAAATGGGAGCCGCGGCAGTTGGCGCTACAATTTATTTCGGTTCCGAAGAAAGCGCAAGACAAATAATTGAAGTAAGCGAAGCATTCAAGCATGCACATCAGCTTGGATTGGTTACAATCCTCTGGTGCTATTTAAGAAACCCGGAATTTAAAAAGGATAAGGATTATCATGTATCTGCAGATTTAACTGGTCAGGCTAATCATCTTGGTGTAACTATCGAAGCAGATATTATCAAACAAAAACTTCCGGAAAATAATGGCGGTTATACAGCGCTGAACATGGGAAATTCGTCTTATGGAAAAATTGATAAAAGAGTTTATACTGAATTAACCACTGACAATCCAATTGATCTTACGCGCTACCAGGTAATTAATAATTATATGGGAAGAGCCGGCTTAATAAATAGCGGTGGTGCTTCCGGGGCAAACGATTTTGCCGACGCAGCAAAGACTGCTGTAATTAATAAACGCGCAGGTGGTATGGGTATGATTTGCGGAAGAAAAGCTTTTCAGCGACCAATGAGTGAAGGCGTAAAGTTGGTGAATATAATTCAGGATGTTTATTTGTGTAAAGAAGTAACTGTAGCGTAA
- a CDS encoding cytochrome c, with amino-acid sequence MTKSQIWVASLLVLFLLLFGLSQITKKEPKKEIVGSYMGGEKPAQTSEQTALTLIKSNGCTSCHGSDLNGSTLGPSLIGLKQFWSSRDDLINYLRNPSSFMDKDRFKNYQEKYSSVVMPPFNNLDVKDLGKIADYLRGL; translated from the coding sequence ATGACAAAATCTCAAATATGGGTCGCATCTTTATTAGTTCTATTTTTACTTCTTTTTGGTCTTTCCCAAATAACAAAGAAAGAACCAAAGAAAGAAATTGTGGGCAGCTATATGGGTGGAGAAAAGCCCGCTCAAACTAGTGAACAGACCGCCCTGACATTAATTAAAAGCAATGGTTGTACATCCTGCCATGGTTCCGATCTTAATGGAAGCACTCTTGGTCCAAGTTTAATTGGATTAAAACAATTTTGGTCCAGCAGGGATGATTTAATTAATTATTTAAGAAATCCTTCTTCATTTATGGATAAAGACAGATTTAAAAATTACCAGGAAAAATATTCTTCTGTGGTTATGCCGCCTTTCAATAATCTTGATGTAAAAGATCTTGGAAAAATTGCAGATTACTTGCGAGGATTATAA
- a CDS encoding 4Fe-4S ferredoxin, with product MKRNIVNINESRCDGCGLCIPNCAEGALQIIDGKARLISDLFCDGLGACLGYCPQDAITIEERESEPYDERKVMDYIIKGGRNVIAAHLNHLYAHKELAYLQQAIEYLEALKIEVPMELYKSEKKIESGCPGNKATEIEVGNASIGNKENRTSMLKHWPIQLHLINPLAIHYQGADVLLAADCCAFSAGDFHSNFLAGKSLAIACPKLDSGKEIYLKKLSSMVEEANIKSLTVMIMEVPCCRGLLQLAQQAINLSGKTIPLKVIMLSIRGEVLMEEEI from the coding sequence ATGAAAAGAAATATTGTTAACATAAATGAATCCAGATGCGATGGCTGCGGTCTTTGCATTCCAAACTGTGCAGAAGGTGCATTACAAATAATTGATGGAAAAGCAAGATTGATAAGTGATTTGTTTTGCGATGGACTCGGTGCCTGTTTAGGATACTGCCCACAGGATGCGATTACAATTGAAGAACGTGAATCTGAACCGTATGATGAAAGAAAAGTTATGGATTATATAATTAAAGGTGGCAGGAATGTTATAGCTGCCCATTTAAATCATCTTTACGCTCATAAAGAACTTGCTTATTTGCAGCAAGCGATAGAATATCTTGAAGCATTAAAAATTGAAGTACCAATGGAGTTATATAAATCAGAAAAGAAAATTGAAAGCGGCTGCCCCGGAAACAAAGCTACCGAAATAGAAGTCGGAAATGCATCCATTGGAAATAAAGAAAACCGGACTTCTATGTTAAAGCATTGGCCAATACAACTTCATTTGATTAATCCTCTCGCAATTCATTATCAAGGCGCAGATGTTTTGTTAGCGGCAGATTGTTGCGCATTTTCTGCGGGAGATTTCCATAGTAATTTCCTTGCTGGTAAATCACTTGCAATTGCCTGCCCCAAACTTGATTCCGGCAAGGAAATATATCTTAAAAAGCTTTCATCAATGGTTGAAGAAGCCAACATTAAATCTTTAACGGTTATGATAATGGAAGTGCCATGCTGCCGTGGATTGCTTCAGTTGGCGCAGCAGGCAATCAATTTATCAGGAAAGACAATTCCGCTTAAAGTAATTATGTTAAGCATTCGTGGAGAAGTTTTAATGGAAGAAGAAATATAA
- a CDS encoding DinB family protein gives MYYKVSDFEKDWKFESDSTLKIFSTLTDESLAQSVLPEGRSIGRLAWHITTSVGEMMTRVGLNTDSPSEDTPVPGTAEEILSAYDKAAKSVLSEITKKWNDGSLLNEADMYGEMWQNGQTLKVLVNHQIHHRAQITVLMRQAGLKVLGIYGPSKEEWEAMGMPSMK, from the coding sequence ATGTACTACAAAGTTTCTGATTTTGAGAAGGATTGGAAGTTTGAAAGCGACTCAACACTAAAGATTTTTTCTACGTTGACAGATGAATCACTTGCTCAATCGGTTTTACCAGAAGGAAGATCTATTGGACGGCTTGCCTGGCACATTACAACTTCCGTTGGAGAAATGATGACAAGAGTGGGTTTGAACACAGATTCTCCAAGCGAAGATACACCGGTTCCTGGTACTGCAGAAGAAATTCTTTCGGCTTATGACAAAGCAGCAAAATCTGTTTTGTCTGAAATTACAAAAAAGTGGAATGACGGTTCTCTCTTAAATGAAGCGGACATGTATGGTGAGATGTGGCAAAATGGTCAAACACTTAAAGTGTTGGTAAACCATCAAATTCATCATCGTGCACAAATTACTGTGCTAATGCGGCAGGCTGGATTAAAAGTACTGGGGATTTACGGTCCATCCAAAGAAGAATGGGAAGCAATGGGAATGCCTTCTATGAAATAA